Proteins encoded by one window of Cannabis sativa cultivar Pink pepper isolate KNU-18-1 chromosome 4, ASM2916894v1, whole genome shotgun sequence:
- the LOC133036853 gene encoding uncharacterized protein LOC133036853, which translates to MEMFREGGSTSRPPMLEGANYPYWKTKMRAFLRAVDERVWMSIEEGWWKPTMMENEIVIPKPMSQWTTVEMERENFNSKALHALFNAVSTNQLKVIANCEIAKEAWEKLKIKNEGTDAVKKSRLRALAKAFENLTMEEDESVAEFHAKLCDISNESYALGKTYSNSKLVRKVLGVLPRRFMSKVTSIEEMRNIEELDLDELIGSLQNYELSLSRWKKTKKQKEVVKEKSNVGIALIHQEKKKPVLEDLNGITDETVALLTRNYAKFLKKNYRKNSPADKENLLKRNKGVNFKPGQASTDQKGRGIKCRECDGYGHIQAECANTLKKKKALAATWSDSDEEKNSTASEGSDEQKQILAFMAQSCNPV; encoded by the coding sequence ATGGAAATGTTTAGAGAAGGAGGCTCCACCTCGAGACCTCCTATGCTGGAAGGAGCCAATTATCCATACTGGAAAACAAAGATGCGTGCTTTCTTGAGAGCTGTAGATGAAAGAGTTTGGATGTCCATAGAAGAAGGGTGGTGGAAACCAACGATGATGGAGAATGAAATCGTCATACCCAAACCCATGAGTCAATGGACCACTGTTGAAATGGAAAGAGAGAATTTCAACTCAAAGGCTCTTCATGCCTTGTTTAATGCTGTCTCCACTAACCAGTTGAAGGTTATAGCTAATTGTGAAATTGCTAAGGAAGCATGGGAGAAGCTAAAGATTAAGAACGAGGGAACTGATGCTGTCAAGAAATCAAGGCTGCGTGCCTTGGCAAAGGCTTTCGAAAATCTTACCATGGAGGAGGATGAGTCTGTGGCTGAATTCCATGCAAAACTTTGTGACATCTCTAATGAATCATATGCTCTGGGGAAAACTTACTCTAACTCGAAACTGGTTCGAAAGGTGCTTGGTGTCCTCCCCAGAAGATTCATGTCCAAAGTTACCTCTATCGAAGAAATGAGAAACATTGAGGAACTCGATCTTGACGAACTCATCGGGTCATTACAAAACTATGAGCTATCACTGTCTAGGtggaagaaaaccaagaaacaAAAGGAGGTGGTGAAAGAAAAGTCAAATGTTGGCATTGCACTTATTCaccaagaaaaaaagaaaccTGTTCTGGAAGACTTGAATGGCATTACAGATGAAACAGTTGCCCTGTTAACAAGAAACTATGCAAAGTTCTTGAAAAAGAACTACAGGAAAAATTCACCAGCTGACAAAGAAAATCTTCTCAAGAGAAACAAAGGAGTAAATTTCAAACCAGGACAAGCCTCAACTGATCAAAAGGGGCGAGGGATTAAGTGCAGAGAATGTGATGGATATGGTCACATTCAGGCTGAGTGTGCCAAcacactaaaaaagaaaaaggccctTGCAGCAACTTGGAGTGATAGTGATGAGGAAAAGAACTCCACAGCCAGTGAAGGATCAGATGAGCAAAAGCAAATACTAGCATTCATGGCCCAAAGCTGTAATCCAGTGTAA
- the LOC115713373 gene encoding uncharacterized protein LOC115713373 produces the protein MKILSWNARGLGNPRALRHFRLLVSQQSPHVLFLIETRLNNNSLLRIRQSLNFSHGSEAPRIGLSGGLMLLWKDEIDVNLNTFGSYFFDCFMTTLIGQHFHFTTFYGSPVVQNRSDSWTLLRRLADVAPLQPWLIIGYFNEILSNRNKSRGTLCSKSQMNAFRSALDHCHLTDPPFQGDFYTWAKSRIAVNTLKQRLDWCFVNDAWTSYYSQPKVCHLEYFHSDHQAISVDLSNDSASQQHKRHNRFRFEKLWLSDPDSKTIISNCWQSDNSIDPVQSVLNNLDSCAQSLQSWHIKKYGRLKHNVAAAQKKVDTLNNSNPLTTETAVALKHNETILDDLLEQEDIYWQQRSRLDWMQLGDKNTKYFHSKASARKSNNKIASLITDHGTKVTSKSDMSMVIEFL, from the coding sequence ATGAAAATCTTAAGCTGGAACGCGCGGGGATTGGGGAACCCGAGAGCGTTAAGACATTTCAGATTGCTTGTCTCTCAGCAATCTCCCCATGTTCTCTTTCTTATAGAGACTAGACTTAACAACAACTCTTTACTTCGCATTCGTCAATCTTTGAATTTCAGTCACGGTTCGGAAGCTCCTCGAATAGGCTTAAGTGGTGGACTCATGCTCTTATGGAAAGATGAAATTGATGTGAATCTTAATACCTTTGGCTCTTATTTTTTTGACTGCTTCATGACTACTTTAATTGGACAACACTTTCACTTCACAACCTTTTATGGCTCACCTGTGGTACAAAACAGATCGGACTCATGGACATTACTCCGTAGACTTGCAGATGTAGCTCCTTTACAGCCTTGGTTGATAATTGGTTACTTTAATGAGATTTTGTCAAACCGAAACAAATCAAGGGGTACTTTATGCAGTAAATCTCAAATGAATGCCTTCAGGAGTGCTCTTGATCATTGTCATCTGACTGACCCACCTTTTCAAGGAGATTTCTACACTTGGGCTAAAAGTAGAATAGCAGTAAACACTCTAAAACAGCGCCTTGATTGGTGTTTTGTCAATGATGCATGGACTTCGTATTATAGCCAACCTAAAGTGTGTCACCTGGAATATTTTCATTCTGATCATCAGGCTATATCTGTTGATTTGTCCAATGATTCGGCCTCCCAGCAACATAAAAGACACAACCGATTTCGTTTCGAAAAGTTGTGGTTATCTGATCCAGACAGTAAAACGATAATATCAAATTGTTGGCAGTCTGACAACTCTATCGACCCTGTTCAGAGTGTACTCAACAACCTAGATTCATGTGCTCAATCCTTACAGTCTTGgcatattaaaaaatatggtCGTTTGAAGCATAACGTTGCAGCAGCTCAAAAGAAGGTCGACACTTTAAACAATTCTAATCCCCTGACTACTGAGACAGCAGTTGCCCTTAAACATAATGAAACAATTCTTGATGACTTGCTTGAACAAGAGGATATCTATTGGCAACAACGCTCTCGCCTTGATTGGATGCAATTGGgagacaaaaatacaaaatattttcactCTAAAGCATCGGCAAGGAAGTCCAACAACAAAATTGCTTCACTCATTACTGACCATGGAACAAAAGTCACTTCCAAATCAGACATGAGCATGGTAATTGAATTTCTCTGA
- the LOC115713374 gene encoding uncharacterized mitochondrial protein AtMg00310-like, with amino-acid sequence MPIRDFHEKYLGLPAYTDKDKQQLFSDVKEKIWRLMRTLNDKLFSVGGKEILLKAVVQSIPTYLMSCFKLPITICNQIESMMSNFWWGSNENGTKIHWHSWKLLCKNKFEGSMGFQSFVHYNQALLAKKSWRLLDNPNSLLGRLLKSRYFPNNSFLEAPHGHSPSLTWQGILHGREF; translated from the coding sequence ATGCCCATCCGAGATTTCCATGAGAAATACCTGGGTCTACCTGCTTATACTGACAAAGACAAACAACAACTGTTTAGTgatgtcaaagaaaagatctggagACTAATGAGAACTTTGAATGACAAGCTTTTCTCGGTTGGAGGAAAGGAGATTCTCCTCAAAGCTGTGGTTCAATCCATCCCTACTTATCTTATGAGTTGTTTCAAGCTCCCAATCACCATTTGCAATCAAATTGAATCCATGATGTCAAACTTTTGGTGGGGATCTAACGAGAATGGCACTAAAATCCATTGGCATAGTTGGAAACTCTTATGCAAGAATAAGTTTGAAGGGAGTATGGGCTTTCAATCTTTTGTACATTACAATCAGGCGCTTCTAGCCAAGAAATCATGGCGGCTTCTTGATAATCCTAACTCACTTTTGGGTCGGTTACTGAAAAGTCGATATTTTCCTAACAACAGTTTTCTAGAGGCTCCCCACGGTCACTCACCTTCCCTTACTTGGCAAGGCATACTCCATGGAAGAGAATTTTGA
- the LOC115715012 gene encoding uncharacterized protein LOC115715012 — protein MMQLLFLVLFSEGLVAFLLLVKIGPLRELVIKSLDQLKMKRGTVLTIAGTMFAIFMSSFFSIVKIQNRGAKLGSMSPMDQVLWRTHLLEASLMGFTLFLGFIIDRMHHYLRKLIGLRSNVGASKEELEKLQKEKSQLKEEEEKHSKEVKLLKEEISTLTKSLKKLKSESDEKDKRVETAEAHVAALQKQAADLLLEYDRLLEDNQNLQNQALGYKS, from the exons atgatgcagctGCTGTTCTTAGTTCTTTTTTCTGAGGGTCTTGTGGCATTTCTTCTTTTGGTAAAGATTGGCCCTTTAAGGGAGCTTGTGATTAAGAGTTTGGATCAGCTCAAAATGAAAAGGGGCACTGTATTAACCATCGCAGGCACTATGTTTGCCATTTTCATGTCAAGCTTTTTTAGCATTGTTAAGATTCAGAACAGAGGTGCAAAACTAGGTTCCATGTCACCCATGGATCAGGTTCTTTGGAGAACCCACTTGCTCGAGGCTTCACTCATGG GTTTTACCCTATTTCTTGGTTTCATTATTGACCGAATGCATCATTATCTTCGAAAGCTCATTGGGTTGAGGAGTAACGTTGGAGCTTCAAAGGAAGAACTTGAGAAGCTTCAGAAAGAAAAGTCACAACTTAAAGAAGAGGAGGAGAAACATTCCAAGGAAGTAAAGTTGCTGAAAGAAGAAATTTCAACACTAACGAAAAGTTTGAAAAAGCTCAAGTCAGAGTCTGATGAGAAGGATAAAAGAGTTGAAACTGCCGAAGCACATGTTGCTGCCCTCCAGAAACAAGCTGCGGATCTATTACTCGAATACGATCGACTCTTAGAAGACAACCAAAATCTCCAAAACCAAGCTCTAGGATACAAGAGTTAA